The Populus nigra chromosome 14, ddPopNigr1.1, whole genome shotgun sequence genome has a segment encoding these proteins:
- the LOC133672337 gene encoding uncharacterized protein LOC133672337: MAMAELKALCAIHPKTFTDSDVAAAQQLVQLSGEDNSSSSNKKGRKNENESGFEDDQESDRSSQNEITSRMIEEIFGIEEEVARPRKKRYRSLASIYQAMDMPLRNNVRYGKKVSTEENPKRVSASAEEGNQSSIT, from the coding sequence ATGGCAATGGCAGAATTGAAAGCCTTGTGTGCAATCCATCCCAAGACCTTCACAGACTCGGACGTGGCTGCAGCACAACAACTCGTCCAGCTAAGCGGTGAAGACAACAGCAGTAGCAGCAACAAGAAGGGGAGGAAGAACGAGAATGAAAGTGGTTTTGAAGATGATCAGGAGTCCGATCGAAGCAGCCAAAACGAGATCACTTCGAGGATGATTGAAGAGATTTTCGGGATAGAAGAGGAGGTTGCTCgaccaagaaagaaaagatacagGTCTCTTGCGTCTATTTACCAGGCGATGGATATGCCACTCAGGAATAATGTTAGGTATGGGAAGAAGGTGAGCACTGAAGAAAACCCCAAGAGAGTTTCAGCCAGCGCAGAAGAGGGTAATCAAAGTAGTATAACATAG